Part of the Niallia alba genome is shown below.
ATCGCAAGTAGATTCCAGCTTAACATATCGTTTAAATAGAGATGATCCTTTGTTGACATTATTTCAGGCGGCTGCGTCATGAAAGCTTGTGCTTGTTGATTAACCATACCCGTCTGCGGTTGTTGCATGATGTTTCCTCCTTGTTAACAATGTTGTAATCACTTGGGTAGATTGCCACACAGCGGTCAAAAATATGCAGGTATTTTAGATTAGTTTTAAAGACCCTCCACCTTTAGATAGCATTAAATACTCCCCACCTATACGCAGGTGGGGAGTATTTGTGGCTAAACTAAATATTAATTTATCCTATTCCAGATTCTGTCTAGGTCCAAGGCAACATATATTTTATCACCATTAATTTCCTTATGTATAATAGGATTGGAAAAATACTGATTTATATTTTTATTAAATTGCTTACACCTTGCTCGTGGTTTTGGTCCATATAAATCGTTTCAGGATAGTCCTTATACATACTCCGTCTACCTCTTTTTTAATTTTATGAAAAATACAAACTGCATCAATACTCCATTTCAAAATAAGCATACCAGTCTTGCTTCTCGAAAAGGAAAATCCCCCTCGAATTGTAAAACAATTGTACTTTAATCAGCTTTTACAAAAGTACAACCGTCAAATTTACCCTATTCTCTCTTCCTTGATTTTTTTTGCCAAGAGTATTTTTTCCGAAAATAATAAAAATATAATTCGAATTTTAAAAACTTTGTATGAATAAATATTTCTATCTTCAAACATTCTAAGAAAGGTTTCAAAAAAAATAATAGGAGGTGTTATTCATGACAGTCATAAATGACGTTAAAACAGCTTTAGCCGGATTAAAAAGCGCTCAAGCTAGCTTTGAAACATTTGCTCTTAGTACAGATAATGAACAAGCGAAGCAGCTTTACCAAGATGCTGCTAAACAAACCCAATCTGTTTTACAAAGCGTTGAACCACGCGTTCAACAAATCGAACAAGAAGAACCACAATACAAACAACAATAATTAAAAGACAAAAAAAGGTTGGTCGAGTAAACCAACCTTTTTACTCTCTCAATAATGGATAAAACACAGAGGTGATTATTCATGATCACTAGTGTTGCGTTAATTTAATTTAACTATTAAAAATACTTGAAATGTTCAATTTTATCATTTTATGCAAAGAAAAAGTCCTTTATAATGGATAAGTTAGGTGGTAACCCGTCCAAATCCACTAAAAAGGACTATCGCATGGACAAGATTACACGAAAAACTTCATTTGGACAATGGTTTTCACCAATAAATCTTCAATTATTTGAAGAAAACGTGAAAACGTTGAAATTAGATTTCTATACGAAAAAACTAACGACAGAGTCATTTCTAAAATTATTACTTTTTGCGCAGCTAGAAGAAGTCGAAAGTCTGCATGCGCTGAGCGATTGTCTTTTCGATGATCAACTGCAAAAGGGCATTGATCTTGATTCTATCAGTATTTCCCAACTCTCACGCCGTTTAAATGGCATGAATCCAGACTTATTCCAAAAGCTTTTCCTTGATTTAGTTTCACAAATTCATGCCAAAACGCACAACACGAAACTTGTGATGCCATTAAAAATCATTGATTCAAGCACATTGCCTCTCAATTTGACTAATCATAAATGGGCAAAATTCCGCAAAACAAAAGCGGGTGTTAAATTGCACTTACGCCTTGTGTTTATGGAAAAAGGTATATCCTATCCCGAAAAGGCCATTATGACAACGGCCAAAGAACATGACCGCGGTCAGCTTGAAGTAATGGTTGATGACAAGGAATGTATGTATGTGTTTGACCGTGGTTACTTAGACTACGAACGCTTTGATCGGATGACAGATGACGGCTACTTTTTCCTTTCTAGGCTGCGAAAAAACGCAGTCATACGGGAGGTTTACGATTTTAAACTACCCGAGAATACATCTGTTTTGTCGGATCAAATGGTGTTGATTGGTACGACGCAAAACCGTGCCGAAAATTACTTTCGTCTTCTAAAAGTGATTGATTCAAAAGGAAATGAGCTTCATTTAATCACAAATCGTTTTGATTTAAGTGCTGAAGAAATCTCAAAGATGTATAAATCACGCTGGGCGATTGAGTTATTTTTCAAATGGATTAAACAACATCTCCATATCAAAAAGTTTTACGGCCAAAGCGAATGGGCAATTCAGAATCAAGTGTTTATCGCACTTATTGTTTTTTGCCTGCATGTTCTCGCACAAATCGAGACAAAAAGTAAACGAAAAACCCTACAAATTAGCCGATATTTACGGGCAGCTTTGTGGAAACCAGCACATATTTGGCTTCGAAAGATTGAAGGAAAAACCATTCCTTAATAAACAAATTGTCGTCGTCTCTTAAGTCTAATTGTGAAAAAATTTCCAAATGGATGGATCCACCTTTAGTTGGGTATTTACTTTTTTGGCTCTTAACAGGGGACATATTTAAACTGAATATTCTAACAACATTTATGCAACACTAGTGATTCATGATATATAAAATAAAACAATTTAAAGATCGGTCTTTTAGTATTAACGGTTATCGGAATAGGATCAGGATGTAACGAAAGCCAGAATCAGTTGGGTGAAAATAATAACGATTTGAGTATTTCACAGGTACATACAAGCTTTCTTTTTCGATTCTTAACACGTTTTTTCATTGACATCAACAAACTTTATAAACACAATGAGACCCCTCACAACATCATGGGTGGTTTTTTTGCCTTCATTTTTAATTCTCTTGGGTGTATTGTGTCAAAAAGGTGAAGGTTGGATTGGTAGGGGTGAATTAGCAAACAGCGAACCCGATGGATATACGCTTGTTTATATGGTCTCTCCAAATAACTTTACTGGTTAATAAATCCTACTGCCAATAGAAAAGAAAATTTGGACAGTTTTTAATTTAATATCAGTCACCATGAAGATTCCGAACTTATTGTCGTAAAACGGGATGACCCCCGGTTTGACAATATTAAAGAGTTCATTGGATACGCAAAGGAAACGAGTTAGCTGTGTAGTTTTATAAGGTAACAACTAACATACGAGATTGACTGCTTATTAAACGGCTATTTAAAAAGGTTTGAGAATTGTAGAAGCACTATCGCTCTTTATAGAGGACTTTATTTTTGATCATAAAAATGGACACCAATTCAGTTGAAATAGATAGAGGGGAGTTAATCATCTAGTTCTTGTTTGATGATTACCTTTATGAATTCCTTGATGAATTAGCGATTGATACCAACTTTATATTTGTAAAATTGGTGATGAAGCCATTATGGAAAAATTAATTTTAGAAGTGTCTTAAATGAATCAAGTGCACGCAAGCACAACGCTATCAACAATGTCGATATTCATTGAACGGATTGAAGCGCTAAGGCAGCAACAATCACCTATACTAAAACAATATTAACGAGAAATAAATGAGGAAAGGATGCCCTTATTGAATCACTGAAACGGAAGACCAAGAAATTAGAAGGTGATAACAAACAACTTAGTGAGTAATTAGTTGCTTATACAGAGGTATTTAAAAAAGTTTAGTTTATGGAGAGAATGGTGCTCTCCATCCCTGCCTGTTGAACAAACGGGCCATTAACTGAGTAAATTCTTTTCAAATGAGACCTTCTTAAGGCACTATGGATTAAAGCACAAACTCTAAACATAGGAATATGATAATTTTATAAAAATATGAGGGAATGATCAAAATGTATAATGTTCCAATCACGTACCCATATCCTTATTACGTCAACCCATCAATATATAACTCAAACTTGATGTTAAGAAATAGTCAAGGAAAGGATCGACTAGTATTTGAGGCAATACTTGACGGAATAAAAGGAGAAGCTTCAGCCATTGATTTATATAGCCGATTAGTAAATTTAGCACCAAATCAAAAGCATAAAAATGACATTCTGAATATTTTAGAAGACGAAAAGGTACATTGGCAGCAACATACAAATCTGTATATTTCGATGACTGGAAGACAGCCTGTGTACCAAATCGAGAAAGTATCTTTTCGAAATTATCGTGAAGGACTGCAAAAAGCTTATGAAACGGAATTAGCGAATTATGAAGAATATCGAAATGATTATTTGCTTTTGCAAAATTCACCAGTTGGTGATGTATTCCTTCGTGCTTCCACAGATGAAATGGAGCATGCTAAACGATTGGCCTTTTTAAAATCATTTAAGAGCAAAGATAAAATTGAATTAAAAGATTATGGACCAGAACCGTTTATCGTTAATATACAGGAGGCTACGAAGCAAAACAATACGTATCGTACCGTTTTATGGACAGGAAGACATTTGCAAGTTACCTTGATGAGTATCAATGTTGGAGAAGATATCGGTTTAGAAATTCACCCCACAGTTGATCAATTCTTGCGTATTGAACAAGGTCAAGGGATTGTTCAAATGGGGGATCGTAAAGATAATTTAGATTTTGCAGAAAAAGTCTATGAAAACTTTGCCATTATGGTACCTGCTGGTAAATGGCATAATGTAACCAATACAGGTAATATCCCGCTAAAACTTTACTCTATTTATGCGCCGCCTCAGCATCCACATGGTACCGTTCACGTAACGAAAGCTGATGCCATGGCTTCTGGTCGTTGTTTTATGGCGAACTAAAATCGCTTGCAGAAAGTACACTATAACTTATCTGAAGAGCAGTAGTAGCCTATCACTTCTCATTTTTTGAAATGTATTTTGCTATTTTCACGTGTCAAATCATTAAAAAATTAAATAATAAAGCTACTTTTAAACACATAGTTTTGTTTTTTATATAAGTATTCAACTAATTAATCCTAAATTGATTCGAATACTTGAATAGCCCTATAGGGAAAATGACTTCATCATTTTCTTTAACATACAGAAATGGGCGCCTTTAACGAAACGGTGCTTGTCCTATTGCAATTGATTATTTTCCTTTTAAAATAAACCATCACCTATTAACCATTAAACTTTGCAAAAAAAGCCTCGAAATGCTTAATTTCTGGGCTTTACTTCTTATATGAACGTTTTTGTTACGGTAATTATATAAAAAAGTCTATTTTCACTAGTGTTGCATTAATTTATTTTGATTATTAAAAATACTCAAAATGTTCAATTTAATTAATTTGTGCAAAGAAAAAGTCCTTTATAATAGATAAAGTCAGGTGGTAACCCGTCCAAATCCACTAAAAAGGACCAATCTCATGGACAAGATTACACGAAAAACTTCATTTGGACAATGGTTTTTACCAATAAATCTTCAATTACTTGAAGAACAGGTGAAAACGTTGAAATTAGATTACTATACGAAAAAATTAACGGCAGAATCATTCCTTAAATTATTACTTTTTGCGCAGCTAGAAGAAATCGAGAGTCTACATGAGCTAAGCGATTGTCTTTTCGATGACCTATTGCAGAAAGGTATTGATCTTGATTCAATTAGTATTTCTCAGCTCTCACGCCGATTGAACGGCATGAATCCGGATCTGTTCCAAAGGCTTTTCCTTGATTTAGTCGCACAAATTCATGCCAAAACACATTATACAAAACTTATCATGCCTTTAAAAATTATCGATTCAAGCACATTGCCACTCAATTTGACAAATCATAAATGGGCAAAATTCCGCAAAACAAAGGCAGAAGTTAAATTGCATTTGCGTCTCGTCTTTATGGAAAAAGGTATTTCCTATCCCGAAAAGGCCATTATAACAAATGCAAAAGAACATGACCGTGGTCAGCTTGAAATCATGGTGGATGACAAAGAATGCATGTATGTGTTTGACCGTGGGTACCTGGATTACGAGCGCTTTGATCGCATGACTGATGATGGCTACTTTTTTCTTACAAGGTTACGGAAAAACGCTGTCATAAGGGAGGTTTATAATTTTAAACTTCCGGAAAATACAGCTGTTTTATCGGACCAGATGGTGTTGATTGGGACAACACAAAACCGTGCTGAAAATTACTTTCGACTTTTAAAAGTAATGGATTCAAAAGGGAATGAACTTCATTTAATTACAAATCGTTTTGATATGAGCGCCGAAGAAATTTCAGAGATGTATAAATCTCGCTGGGCAATTGAGCTGTTTTTCAAATGGATTAAACAACATCTAAGAATCAAAAAGTTCTACGGTCAAAGCGAATGGGCGATTCAAAATCAAGTATTTATCGCATTAATCGTTTTTTGCCTACATGTTCTCGTTCAGATCGAGACAAAAAGTAAGCGGAAAACCTTACAGATTAGCCGTTATTTAAGGGCTGCATTGTGGAAACCAGCGCATATATGGCTTCGAAAAATTGAAGGAAAAGCCATTCCTTAATATAGTATATTGTCGTCGTTGTACAAGTCTAATTGTAAAATAATTTCCAAATGGATGTAGCCACCTTTGATAGGGTATTTACTTTTTTGGCTCTTAACAGGGAAGATTAGTAAATTGAAAATTCAGATAACATTTATGCAACACTAGTGGTCTATTTTATAAAAATTATTTTATTCCATAATCGGGCCAGATTCTTGAACAAGAGAAGGAAATATTAGAATGTGAATCGAATCTCCTTAAGGGACTTTATTGAATAAGGATCTTAAAAATTGGATATTTATATTAAAATCGATATAAGGTTTAAGAATGACATTAGAACAGAATTTAAAACAATAAATTTTTTGGTGGTGCCATTTGGTTATGAGGTTAGTTGTAATAGGTGGAGGTTTTGTAAAACATTTTGACAATTTTCATATAAATAAGAGGATTGTAGAATTGGTCGGTAAAGTAAATCCTAAGGTTCTATTCATACCTACAGCAAGTAACGATGATGAAGGTTATATAAAAGAGTTTAAAGACACGTTTGAGAAACAATTGAGTTGTCAAGTTGAAGTACTACGTTGTATAAATGAAAATCCAAATGAAAGTCAAATAATCGAGTTATTCAGATCCTCTGATCTTATGTACCTCGGTGGTGGTAACTACGTTAATATGATGAAGCCTTGGAAAAAGTACAAAATCGACCATAAGTTAGAAGAAGCACTCAATTCCGGAACTTTAATTGCGGGTATTAGTGCAGGTGCTATCTGTTGGTTTAAGAGTGGAATTCGTTCAAATTATGAAGGAGAAGGATACATAGAAAGTTCTGGGTGGCAAATTATTAATAAAATTTTTTGTCCTCACTATAATCAAAGAGATAGAGCTGAGGCTTTGCATTCAATTTTATTAAATGGTAATAGAACTGAGGATACAATCGCTTTAGAAGACGACAGTGCTTTGTATTTTACAGATAACACTACTGAACTGATAGGTGATCCATCGAAGTCATGGTTACTTCAAGTTAAAGAAAACAAATTGGTAAAACAAAAAATTAATGCTTAATTGTAAATAATCTTTAGCTACTTGAACTACCTATTTTTTCCCTATTTTACATTTCTCATTATTCAATTATCGGGCACAATTCTTTAATAATTGCGTCTTTTTGTAATTGAACTTTAAGTTAAAAAATGTAAATAACGGAAATTTCATTGTGATATTATATAAGTTAATTAGGAAGCTAAATTAAGAGGTGTTAAGTAATGTTATTAAAATTAGAAACTGAACGTCTATATTTACAACCTTTCAACAAAGAAGACTCATTTAGAGTTCAAAAATTAGCAAATAATGAAGAGGTGGCGAGTATTCTAGGTCTTCCTCACCCTTATCTATTGGAATATGCTGAAGCTTGGATCGATACCCAACCAGAATTACTAAAAGAAGGTGTTGAGTATCCTTTAGCAATAGTATCAAAGAATACCAATGAACTAATAGGTACAATAACAATTAGAGTTGATAAAAACAATAGTAAAGGTGAACTTGGCTATTGGATTGGCAGAGATTTTTGGGGAAACGGTTTTGCAACTGAAGCTGTAAAACGGATGGTAAATTTTGGATTTAACGAACTCAAATTAAACAAAATTTGGGCATCTGCTATTTCTAGAAACAAAGCTTCAATAATGGTTTTAGAGAAAGCTGGGTTAAAGAAAGAGGGAACACTTAGACAAAATAGACTTCTTTTAAATAATTTTGAAGATGTTGATGTATATGGACTTTTGAAAGTCGAATTTAAATAAGTAAGAACCATGTAAATAAATTTTTCAACAATACCAGTTAATAGAAGCTTCTTTGTTATTCGAAAAGGGCGCTTTCGTTGAAGATCGATGAGCTGTTTGTGCAGTTCTGTTATATTAAATAAACGGGTATTCTAATGTTAGATAAAGGGTGAGGCTTTGTGGCAAAAGGGTTACTTCATCATATTGAAATAAATGTATCTAATTTAAAAAAATCGATTGATTTTTGGAGTTGGTTTCTTGAAGAATTAGGATACAGTCCTTTTCAAGGATGGAAAAGTGGACAAAGTTGGAAAATAGGAAATACTTACATAGTTTTTGTACAAACAGAAGAACGGTTTCTGGACGTTCCATATCTTAGATGCAGAGTAGGTATAAATCATTTAGCATTTCACGCAGGTTCACGCCAACACGTCGATGATATGACTATGAAATTAAAAGATAAAGGAATTAATATTCTTTATACAGACCAGCATCCATTTGCTGAGGGAAATGATCATTATGCTGTTTACTTTGAAGACCCGGATAGAATAAAAGTCGAGCTTGTAGCACCTTAACTATTTAATAATAAGGTGCATTTCTGGAGTAACGAAAAAAGTCCAATTTCCCAATTTAATACTGAGAAATTGGACTTTTAATATTGTAATTTCCTTAACGTTTTAACAGAGTTTTCCTGAC
Proteins encoded:
- a CDS encoding DUF1657 domain-containing protein; this encodes MTVINDVKTALAGLKSAQASFETFALSTDNEQAKQLYQDAAKQTQSVLQSVEPRVQQIEQEEPQYKQQ
- a CDS encoding IS4 family transposase translates to MDKITRKTSFGQWFSPINLQLFEENVKTLKLDFYTKKLTTESFLKLLLFAQLEEVESLHALSDCLFDDQLQKGIDLDSISISQLSRRLNGMNPDLFQKLFLDLVSQIHAKTHNTKLVMPLKIIDSSTLPLNLTNHKWAKFRKTKAGVKLHLRLVFMEKGISYPEKAIMTTAKEHDRGQLEVMVDDKECMYVFDRGYLDYERFDRMTDDGYFFLSRLRKNAVIREVYDFKLPENTSVLSDQMVLIGTTQNRAENYFRLLKVIDSKGNELHLITNRFDLSAEEISKMYKSRWAIELFFKWIKQHLHIKKFYGQSEWAIQNQVFIALIVFCLHVLAQIETKSKRKTLQISRYLRAALWKPAHIWLRKIEGKTIP
- a CDS encoding cupin domain-containing protein; protein product: MYNVPITYPYPYYVNPSIYNSNLMLRNSQGKDRLVFEAILDGIKGEASAIDLYSRLVNLAPNQKHKNDILNILEDEKVHWQQHTNLYISMTGRQPVYQIEKVSFRNYREGLQKAYETELANYEEYRNDYLLLQNSPVGDVFLRASTDEMEHAKRLAFLKSFKSKDKIELKDYGPEPFIVNIQEATKQNNTYRTVLWTGRHLQVTLMSINVGEDIGLEIHPTVDQFLRIEQGQGIVQMGDRKDNLDFAEKVYENFAIMVPAGKWHNVTNTGNIPLKLYSIYAPPQHPHGTVHVTKADAMASGRCFMAN
- a CDS encoding IS4 family transposase, coding for MDKITRKTSFGQWFLPINLQLLEEQVKTLKLDYYTKKLTAESFLKLLLFAQLEEIESLHELSDCLFDDLLQKGIDLDSISISQLSRRLNGMNPDLFQRLFLDLVAQIHAKTHYTKLIMPLKIIDSSTLPLNLTNHKWAKFRKTKAEVKLHLRLVFMEKGISYPEKAIITNAKEHDRGQLEIMVDDKECMYVFDRGYLDYERFDRMTDDGYFFLTRLRKNAVIREVYNFKLPENTAVLSDQMVLIGTTQNRAENYFRLLKVMDSKGNELHLITNRFDMSAEEISEMYKSRWAIELFFKWIKQHLRIKKFYGQSEWAIQNQVFIALIVFCLHVLVQIETKSKRKTLQISRYLRAALWKPAHIWLRKIEGKAIP
- a CDS encoding Type 1 glutamine amidotransferase-like domain-containing protein codes for the protein MRLVVIGGGFVKHFDNFHINKRIVELVGKVNPKVLFIPTASNDDEGYIKEFKDTFEKQLSCQVEVLRCINENPNESQIIELFRSSDLMYLGGGNYVNMMKPWKKYKIDHKLEEALNSGTLIAGISAGAICWFKSGIRSNYEGEGYIESSGWQIINKIFCPHYNQRDRAEALHSILLNGNRTEDTIALEDDSALYFTDNTTELIGDPSKSWLLQVKENKLVKQKINA
- a CDS encoding GNAT family N-acetyltransferase encodes the protein MLLKLETERLYLQPFNKEDSFRVQKLANNEEVASILGLPHPYLLEYAEAWIDTQPELLKEGVEYPLAIVSKNTNELIGTITIRVDKNNSKGELGYWIGRDFWGNGFATEAVKRMVNFGFNELKLNKIWASAISRNKASIMVLEKAGLKKEGTLRQNRLLLNNFEDVDVYGLLKVEFK
- a CDS encoding VOC family protein — translated: MAKGLLHHIEINVSNLKKSIDFWSWFLEELGYSPFQGWKSGQSWKIGNTYIVFVQTEERFLDVPYLRCRVGINHLAFHAGSRQHVDDMTMKLKDKGINILYTDQHPFAEGNDHYAVYFEDPDRIKVELVAP